A window of uncultured Methanoregula sp. genomic DNA:
TAGGCCTTCCAAGCCTATAGCCCGGGTTCGATTCCCGGTCGATGCATTCAGGGCTCGTGGTCTAGTTGGCTATGACGTCGCCTTCACACGGCGAAGATCTCGAGTTCGAATCTCGACGGGCCCACTGATTCTGGATGTTTTTTGTCCGGACCGCTCTTTTTTTATCGCCTTTGCCGAATAGATCCTGTACATGAGACCGGTCTTTGTCAGCGGAGTTTCAAGGGATTGCGGGGATAATGTTCTTGCCGCAACTATCCGCGAGACCCTTGTTGATGCAACGGACGATTTTACCTGGCTGAAGGATGGCGACACAGTTCTTTTAAAGCCGGCGCTGAATTCCGGGAACCCCTATCCCTCCACAACCCACCCGCTCGCACTTTCGGTCACGGCGGGCATCCTGGAGGAGCAGGGAGCACGGGTCTTGATCGGCGACCAGTCCGGGATCGAGCATGTCCTCCACCATCCCAGCGGGGTAATCCGGGGCGGCAGCCGGGAGAACTTTATCAGTTCCGGAATGGGAGCAGGACTGAAGAGCCGGTTTGTCAGTTTCGAAGACGAAGGATGGGACTCCGGATTTTACCATCATGAGTCAGATCGCACCCGTTCCTGGGCCCGTGGCTTTTTCATCTCCCGTTGGGCAGCAAAAGCAGACCATATCATCTGCCTGCCCCGCCTCAGTACCCACAGCCAGGCAGGCGCCACCCTCGGGCTGAAATGTATGGTGGGCATGCTCCGGGAAGACAGCAGGATGGAGTTCCATGCCAACGGGCCGTACAATTCATTCATTCTGGGCGCTGCAAAAGGGAGCTCGCTGGTTTCCCATAATGATGGGTCCGGCACGTTCTTTGAGAAGATTGTCGAGATCAGCGATGCCATACGGGAGAAGCTGCGCCTCACCCTTGTTGTTGCGACAAAGGCACAGGCAACCTTCGGGCCGGACCGGTACAGTCTCCGGCTGGGACCTGTGGGTCTTGGAAAAGCGTACGTCACCAGCCCGGACCCGGGGCTGGTATTTGCAAGCGCTGATCCGGTTGCCGCAGAGGCCTTTGCCCTTGCGCTGCTCAGGGGTCTCAAATCCAAAATCCCATTCTGGCAAGAATTCTCTGAACGCAGTATCCTGTTCTCCAACCCGAATGTCCGGAATCTTCTTAAAATTCCGGTAAAGGATCACCCGTACATCCGGCACGCAATGAAGATCGGTCTGGGTGAGATGCCCGGCCGGATCGTTTACCGGAATGTTCCGGATGTTGTTACAGAGCAGCTGGACCGCGAACTGCGGTGATTGTCGCGCTTTCCGCCATATTTCCACTGGAAACAAAGGGGTATCTATATGCTTGTAATGCGGCTCTATAGATCGCCTGTGCATTGCATAACCGCGTACGGCAATGCCGGTTATCCATAAGGATCAGCATTGGGGGTCAACAGCTGACATCCCCGCTCAGGAAGATCCTTCCGGTATCCCGGGGGGATGGCGGAAGAAGATGGCGATGATGACGAACGGGAAGAAATAAATGATGTCATAGTAGGGGAAACCGGAGAGGAGGACCGCGATCCCGAATAGGGAAACCCCTACAGGCACAAGGTACTTTTTCTGCAGGAAGATTGCTTCAGCACGGGTAAGTTCCGGAACAAGCAGGGACGGGCGGGCCCGGCAGGCATAGTACCAGGCACCGGCCAGCAGGAGTGCAAGAACCAGATAATTGAGCTGGAAGACTATGTCCGATATCGGGATTTCAGAGCCGTCTGAAGTGAATGACTGGGTGAACGGGACGAAGACGACCACCATGAGGGAGAGGAGATGAATATAGAGGAAACGGGAATCGTATGTTTTCATCCGGTGGAACATCTGGAAGTAGAAGAGCCAGAACATGCCGAGGATGAGGAACGCCCCGATAAAATCCAGAACCGAAAGGAGCGTGGTATCGATGAACCGGAAGAAGGCGGTAGTTTCAGTCAGCGT
This region includes:
- a CDS encoding TMEM175 family protein; this encodes MVVSEPINKVNLERLTNGIYAFTMTLMIRNLQFPPAGTLTETTAFFRFIDTTLLSVLDFIGAFLILGMFWLFYFQMFHRMKTYDSRFLYIHLLSLMVVVFVPFTQSFTSDGSEIPISDIVFQLNYLVLALLLAGAWYYACRARPSLLVPELTRAEAIFLQKKYLVPVGVSLFGIAVLLSGFPYYDIIYFFPFVIIAIFFRHPPGIPEGSS
- a CDS encoding DUF362 domain-containing protein, which produces MRPVFVSGVSRDCGDNVLAATIRETLVDATDDFTWLKDGDTVLLKPALNSGNPYPSTTHPLALSVTAGILEEQGARVLIGDQSGIEHVLHHPSGVIRGGSRENFISSGMGAGLKSRFVSFEDEGWDSGFYHHESDRTRSWARGFFISRWAAKADHIICLPRLSTHSQAGATLGLKCMVGMLREDSRMEFHANGPYNSFILGAAKGSSLVSHNDGSGTFFEKIVEISDAIREKLRLTLVVATKAQATFGPDRYSLRLGPVGLGKAYVTSPDPGLVFASADPVAAEAFALALLRGLKSKIPFWQEFSERSILFSNPNVRNLLKIPVKDHPYIRHAMKIGLGEMPGRIVYRNVPDVVTEQLDRELR